Proteins found in one Magnolia sinica isolate HGM2019 chromosome 5, MsV1, whole genome shotgun sequence genomic segment:
- the LOC131247386 gene encoding ABC transporter G family member 29-like, producing MAPPNIASLGTISIFVDEVMELVELDNLKDAIVGLLGITGLSTEQRKRLTIAVELVANPSIIFMVEPTSGPDVRAAAIIMRTVRNTVDTGRTVVCTIHQTSIDIFEAFDELLLMKRGGQVIYSGPLGQNSQKIIEYFEEILGVPKIKEKYNPATWMLEASSIAAEVRLGIDFAKHYKSSKLYQRNKALVKELSTPAPGAKDIYFPTQYSQSTFGQFKSCLWKQWLTYWRSPDYNLARYFFTLVAALMLGMIFWRVGTKRENANDLTIIIGAIERTMLY from the exons ATGGCACCACCTAACATTGCATCGTTGGGCACAATTTCG ATCTTTGTAGATGAAGTGATGGAACTGGTAGAGCTTGATAATCTCAAAGATGCGATAGTGGGCCTCCTAGGGATTACAGGACTGTCGACAGAACAAAGGAAGAGGTTGACAATAGCCGTGGAGCTTGTCGCTAACCCTTCGATCATCTTCATGGTTGAACCAACATCTGGTCCTGATGTAAGGGCAGCGGCCATTATCATGAGAACCGTAAGGAACACGGTTGATACAGGAAGAACAGTTGTCTGCACAATCCATCAAACTAGCATTGACATCTTTGAAGCTTTCGATGAG CTTCTACTGATGAAAAGAGGAGGGCAAGTGATATACTCTGGACCTTTGGGCCAGAATTCTCAGAAGATAATCGAATACTTTGAA GAGATTCTTGGCGttccaaaaataaaagagaaatacaatccGGCAACATGGATGCTAGAAGCAAGCTCAATTGCCGCTGAAGTTCGATTGGGAATTGATTTTGCCAAGCACTACAAGTCCTCGAAGTTGTATCA GAGAAATAAAGCGCTGGTTAAGGAGCTAAGCACTCCTGCCCCAGGAGCCAAAGATATCTATTTCCCCACACAATACTCTCAGTCTACTTTTGGGCAGTTCAAATCATGCCTTTGGAAGCAATGGTTGACATATTGGAGAAGCCCTGACTATAACCTCGCCCGATACTTCTTCACCTTAGTTGCTGCCCTCATGCTTGGCATGATCTTTTGGCGGGTTGGCACAAAAAG GGAAAATGCAAATGATCTAACCATCATTATTGGAGCCATTGAAAGGACTATGCTTTACTGA